A section of the Epinephelus moara isolate mb chromosome 3, YSFRI_EMoa_1.0, whole genome shotgun sequence genome encodes:
- the exoc3l2a gene encoding exocyst complex component 3, with protein sequence MPILKKLPGRSKSCHEFPRVNGELILPRLDLDLRDLNDLNDLKELNDLKDLNKNLNPFEDVDLYEDERNGGDMGLIMGEVRGNFQFRSSRDGEEEENEVNAERHGAGNPKGKPLRGTLERICGVSPLKTLGKLGKGLRISGRNVWGNNSPHYSPGNSNSLPPEREKRKGLRRSSEGIMTLLRFTGRRKEERRESLPCGNLSTDSEAEASRRPSFLRMVSLGKLKRESMSDKASQEAEEETEEEEPVVKTREPLSVLEILQLVNHRDLLLADTHIQELERECELLSLLPPTSTSTLTPPIYPSTPLGMIPLSTSSLDESLSSNATLDSSRRKAKDVELLYEALQKEMWDVVRESLRQPSAGPNLGLVVLVIQQEEHADAAWVLREETKPEQEGPQIHPSQRPRRLKMKWRQAVMEAADWSLPHQVDTQAGQLASYLERLRSRMVDDLDAAKRNAVSIYPEEFAAFQVYLESYHRAVAKRLRIITSGPLQITDVYSLLDWFYNIYNRDVLGTICTTTPINYAPLEPILPQDTVERLEQDCISIVREKVTVELIQVLDEEERRWAQTLHIEEYQSHLARSVIQRLKVDLDRSTSVNQFLGARVARCSLTGLADFLYSFQRKAEMFHETQAEFGDRGDGYVSRTIALVNCCPPLRSLVERCRQCDPQGSEESAQRANSSLDRIINQSVRVLTDRLFEHIRPFFDKLIKRKWLNNTEAFEAIEVSIKQHFKKFRRMDSPPYQTLVGEVHRRVLVEYVRAIMRGRVICTSSKMRKRMAFRLQDEAKQLKGLFKDLESSSSWLDSIICHLADIILLEDTPSIQMEVAVLVKEFPDIRKKHVSTLLNIRGMMRQAERQEILNIVKDFECSNGLMCRDHALFSDIPITSEVHCISLGLLRLAMTVSNWFSEHRPRRNRRTGGRNATAQPAEGQNMEDINKPYRED encoded by the exons ATGCCCATTCTGAAGAAGCTCCCGGGAAGGTCCAAGAGCTGCCACGAGTTCCCCAGAGTGAATGGTGAACTGATCCTGCCCCGGCTGGACTTGGACCTCAGGGACTTGAATGATCTCAATGATCTGAAGGAGCTGAACGACCTGAAAGATCTGAACAAGAACTTAAACCCCTTTGAGGATGTGGACCTGTATGAGGATGAGAGGAATGGAGGGGACATGGGCCTCATCATGGGGGAGGTCAGGGGTAACTTCCAGTTCAGGTCCTCCCGTgatggagaagaggaggaaaatgagGTGAATGCCGAGAGGCATGGGGCAGGTAATCCTAAAGGGAAGCCCCTCAGGGGGACACTGGAGCGGATCTGTGGAGTGTCGCCTCTCAAAACCCTTGGAAAACTGGGGAAGGGGCTCCGCATATCGGGACGCAATGTGTGGGGGAACAACTCTCCCCACTACAGCCCTGGAAACTCAAACAGTCTCCCaccagagagggaaaaaaggaaaggactACGCAGGAGCTCTGAAGGAATTATGACCCTGCTCCG CTTTACAGGTCGACGTAAGGAGGAGCGCAGAGAAAGCTTGCCCTGCGGAAACCTGAGCACAGACAGCGAGGCGGAGGCTTCCAGGCGGCCCTCCTTCCTCAGGATGGTCAGTCTGGGCAAGCTGAAGAGGGAGTCCATGTCAGACAAGGCGTCCCAAGAGgctgaggaggaaacagaggaggaggagccggTGGTCAAAACCAGAGAGCCCCTCTCAG TATTGGAGATCCTACAGTTGGTCAACCACAGGGACCTTCTCCtggctgacacacacattcaggagCTGGAGAGAGAATGTGAGCTGCTGTCTCTCCTTCCGCCCACATCTACTTCCACCCTTACTCCTCCCATTTATCCCAGCACCCCTCTTGGCATGATCCCCTTATCAACCTCATCCTTAGATGAGTCCCTCAGCTCCAATGCAACACTGGACTCGAGCAGACGGAAGGCAAAGGACGTGGAGCTCCTGTACGAGGCCCTGCAAAAGGAGATGTGGGACGTAGTCCGGGAGTCTCTTCGCCAGCCCAGCGCTGGTCCCAACCTTGGGCTGGTGGTGCTGGTGATCCAACAGGAGGAGCATGCTGATGCTGCCTGGGTTCTGAGAGAGGAGACAAAACCAGAACAAGAGGGCCCCCAGATTCACCCCAGCCAGCGTCCCCGGCGACTAAAGATGAAGTGGAGGCAGGCTGTGATGGAGGCTGCGGACTGGAGCCTGCCACATCAGGTAGACACCCAGGCAGGCCAGCTGGCCTCATACCTTGAACGCCTGAGGAGTCGGATGGTGGATGACCTGGATGCAGCGAAGAGGAATGCTGTATCCATTTACCCAGAGGAGTTTGCTGCCTTCCAGGTATATTTGGAAAGTTACCATCGAGCTGTGGCCAAACGTCTGCGGATCATCACCAGCGGCCCGCTGCAGATTACAGATGTCTACTCCTTACTGGACTGGTTCTACAACATCTACAACAG GGATGTTCTTGGAACCATTTGCACAACCACACCTATAAACTATGCTCCACTGGAGCCCATTCTGCCCCAAGACACAGTGGAGAGGCTGGAACAAGACTGCATCAGTATTGTTAGG GAGAAGGTGACAGTCGAGCTGATTCAGGTTCTGGATGAAGAAGAGAGGCGATGGGCTCAGACTCTGCACATAGAGGAGTATCAGTCTCACCTAGCACGCTCAGTCATCCAG AGGCTGAAGGTGGACTTGGACAGATCTACATCTGTGAACCAGTTTCTGGGGGCAAGAGTGGCTCGTTGTAGTCTTACTGGACTGGCTGACTTTCTCTACAG TTTCCAGAGGAAGGCGGAGATGTTTCATGAGACTCAGGCAGAATTTGGAGACCGAGGGGACGGATATGTTTCTAGGACCATAGCTCTGGTCAACTGCTGCCCTCCTCTCAG GTCTTTAGTGGAGCGCTGCAGGCAGTGTGACCCACAGGGCAGCGAGGAGTCTGCACAGAGAGCCAACTCCTCCCTGGACAGAATCATCAACCAGTCAGTAAGGGTGCTGACTGACAGACTGTTTGAGCACATCAGG cCTTTCTTTGACAAACTGATAAAGAGAAAATGGCTTAACAACACAGAGGCTTTTGAGGCCATTGAAGTCAGCATTAAACAACACTTCAAGAAGTTCAGGAGGATGGACTCTCCGCCTTATCAG ACCCTGGTTGGAGAGGTGCACCGGCGGGTCCTGGTGGAGTATGTCCGAGCCATCATGCGGGGACGAGTCATCTGCACTTCCTCCAAGATGAGAAAGAGGATGGCTTTCCGCCTGCAAGATGAGGCCAAACAGCTAAAAGGACTCTTTAAGGATCTG GAATCAAGTTCATCCTGGTTAGACAGCATCATCTGCCACCTAGCTGACATCATTCTCCTGGAGGACACCCCCTCCATCCAGATGGAAGTCGCAGTTCTGGTGAAAGAGTTTCCAGATATACG GAAGAAGCACGTCTCCACCCTGCTGAATATAAGAGGGATGATGCGGCAGGCTGAGCGCCAAGAGATCCTCAACATCGTAAAAGACTTTGAATGTAGCAATGGCCTCATGTGCAGGGACCATGCCCTCTTTTCTGACATCCCCATCACCTCAGAGGTGCACTGCATAAGTCTGGGTCTCCTCCGCCTCGCCATGACAGTCTCCAACTGGTTCTCAGAGCACCGTCCGAGGCGAAACCGCAGGACAGGTGGCAGGAATGCAACAGCTCAACCTGCTGAGGGCCAGAATATGGAGGACATAAATAAACCTTATAGAGAAGACTAG